From a region of the Methylomonas rapida genome:
- the dnaE gene encoding DNA polymerase III subunit alpha, with protein sequence MNPTFVHLRIHTEFSLVDGIVRIKPLVKKLADFGMPAAAVTEQSNLFSLVKFYKAAQGAGIKPIAGADVLVYNDDEPATPYRLTLLARNKQGYVTLTELVSQAYQQGQHQGVPMLQKAWIAENHQGLIVLSGAMEGDVGQALLAENPEQAKNCALYWSELFQDSFYLELQRVGKFDEERYIKLAVELATELDLPVVATNDVRFLGKSDFEAHEVRVCIHQGRVLDDARRPKNYTEQQYLRSPEEMAELFADIPEALENSVEIAKRCNVELTLGENYLPDFPVPEGMTLADYFKQASREGLEERLKQHPPVGKGSFEENRKVYDERLEIELNVITQMGFPGYFMIVADFIQWAKNNDIPVGPGRGSGAGSLVAYALKITDLDPIEFDLLFERFLNPERISMPDFDIDFCMERRDEVIDYVARHYGRDHVSQIITYGSMAAKAVIRDVGRVMGHAYGFVDRLAKLIPFEIGMTLDKALKESPDLKALYDTEEEVKQLINMARSLEGISRNAGKHAGGVVISPTKLTDFSPLYCEQGGGNLVTQFDKDDVEAVGLVKFDFLGLRTLTIIDWALQTINCQRAQRGEPPVDISQIPRDDPASYELLKNAQTTAVFQLESSGMKALIKKLKPDCFDDIIALVALFRPGPLESGMVDDYINVKHGAKAEYAHPLLEPILKPTNGVILYQEQVMQIARDMAGYTLGGADMLRRAMGKKKPEEMAKQREIFTEGAIKNNIDQGIATYIFDLMEKFAGYGFNKSHSAAYALVAYQTAWLKAHYPAAFMAAVMSSDMDNTDKVVVLIEECREMKLQICPPDINLSDFRFTVNDKGQIVYGIGAIKGVGENAIEDLLSERNANGPFAGLYDLCKRVDLRKVNRRVLEALVKAGALDAIDPNRAAHLAELTTALKVAEQHGKMALAGQNDLFGLGDEESADGDAEAYSTAIEPWSEKEKLEAEKQTLGLFLTGHPIAEYLPELKHITHGTLGGLEADASRVKGKMEARVAGLVVELRTRQTKQGKMMGFATLDDRTGRLEVAAFSGIFDKYRDLLSKDTVLIAEGSLSVDDFSNSLRMTAEKLYGMEEAREMFARGIVLEWNSSSWSSQRPFAEELREILLPFRGGQCPITIEYTNNTAKATVQLGDDWRVHPSDELLIRLRRFLSPEAVSVRYK encoded by the coding sequence ATGAATCCGACTTTCGTCCATCTTAGGATACACACCGAATTTTCATTGGTCGACGGTATCGTCCGCATCAAGCCGCTGGTCAAAAAACTGGCGGATTTCGGCATGCCGGCCGCGGCGGTCACCGAACAGAGCAACCTGTTCTCGCTGGTCAAGTTTTACAAGGCCGCCCAAGGTGCCGGCATCAAGCCGATAGCCGGGGCCGACGTGCTGGTTTATAACGATGACGAGCCCGCAACGCCGTATCGCTTGACCCTGCTTGCCCGCAACAAACAAGGCTATGTGACGCTGACCGAATTGGTATCGCAAGCCTATCAGCAAGGCCAGCATCAAGGTGTGCCTATGTTGCAAAAGGCGTGGATAGCTGAAAATCATCAGGGCTTGATCGTGTTGTCGGGTGCTATGGAAGGCGATGTCGGGCAGGCCTTGCTGGCGGAAAACCCCGAACAGGCGAAAAATTGCGCCTTGTACTGGAGTGAACTGTTCCAGGACAGTTTTTATCTGGAACTGCAGCGGGTCGGCAAGTTTGACGAGGAACGCTATATCAAACTGGCGGTGGAGTTGGCGACCGAACTGGATTTGCCGGTCGTGGCGACCAATGACGTGCGTTTCCTCGGCAAAAGCGACTTCGAAGCCCACGAAGTCAGGGTGTGCATACACCAAGGCCGCGTGTTGGACGATGCGCGCCGACCGAAGAATTATACCGAGCAGCAGTATCTACGCAGCCCGGAGGAAATGGCCGAACTGTTCGCGGATATTCCGGAGGCCCTGGAAAACAGCGTCGAAATCGCCAAACGCTGCAATGTCGAGCTGACGCTGGGTGAAAACTATTTGCCGGATTTTCCGGTTCCGGAAGGCATGACGCTGGCGGATTATTTCAAGCAGGCCTCGCGCGAAGGCTTGGAAGAACGCTTGAAGCAGCATCCGCCAGTCGGCAAGGGCAGCTTCGAGGAAAACCGCAAGGTTTACGACGAGCGTCTGGAGATCGAGCTAAACGTCATTACACAGATGGGCTTTCCCGGTTATTTCATGATCGTGGCCGACTTCATCCAATGGGCGAAGAACAACGACATTCCGGTCGGTCCAGGTCGGGGGTCGGGTGCCGGCTCGCTGGTAGCTTACGCGCTGAAGATCACCGACCTAGACCCCATCGAATTCGATTTGCTGTTCGAACGCTTCCTGAATCCGGAACGGATTTCCATGCCGGACTTCGATATCGACTTTTGTATGGAGCGCCGAGACGAGGTCATCGACTACGTCGCGCGCCATTACGGCCGCGATCATGTTTCGCAGATCATCACCTATGGCTCGATGGCGGCCAAGGCCGTAATTCGAGACGTCGGTCGCGTCATGGGGCACGCCTATGGCTTCGTCGACCGGCTGGCCAAGCTGATTCCGTTCGAGATCGGCATGACCTTGGACAAGGCTTTGAAGGAAAGCCCAGACCTGAAAGCTCTGTACGATACCGAGGAAGAAGTCAAGCAGCTGATCAACATGGCGCGCTCGCTGGAAGGCATTTCCCGTAACGCCGGCAAACACGCCGGCGGGGTCGTGATTTCACCAACCAAACTGACCGACTTTTCGCCGCTGTATTGCGAACAGGGCGGCGGCAACCTGGTGACCCAGTTCGACAAGGACGACGTCGAGGCGGTTGGCCTGGTCAAGTTCGACTTTTTGGGACTCAGAACCCTGACCATCATCGATTGGGCGCTGCAGACCATCAACTGCCAGCGCGCGCAACGTGGCGAGCCGCCGGTCGATATTAGTCAGATTCCGCGCGACGATCCCGCCAGTTACGAGCTCTTGAAAAACGCCCAAACCACGGCGGTGTTCCAGCTCGAATCCAGTGGCATGAAGGCCTTGATCAAAAAGCTCAAACCCGACTGCTTCGACGACATCATCGCATTGGTCGCGCTATTCCGCCCAGGGCCTTTGGAATCGGGCATGGTGGATGATTACATCAACGTCAAACACGGTGCCAAGGCTGAATATGCCCATCCGCTTTTGGAGCCGATTCTGAAGCCCACCAATGGCGTCATCCTGTACCAGGAACAGGTGATGCAGATCGCCCGCGACATGGCGGGATACACGCTCGGTGGTGCCGACATGCTGCGGCGGGCGATGGGTAAGAAAAAGCCCGAGGAAATGGCGAAGCAGCGGGAGATCTTCACCGAGGGGGCGATCAAGAACAACATCGACCAAGGCATCGCGACCTATATCTTCGACTTGATGGAAAAGTTCGCCGGCTACGGTTTCAACAAGTCGCACTCGGCCGCCTACGCGCTGGTGGCTTATCAAACCGCCTGGCTAAAGGCGCATTACCCGGCCGCATTCATGGCGGCGGTGATGTCGTCGGACATGGATAACACCGACAAGGTCGTGGTGTTGATCGAAGAATGCCGGGAAATGAAACTGCAGATTTGCCCGCCTGACATCAATCTGTCCGATTTTCGTTTTACCGTCAATGACAAAGGTCAGATCGTCTACGGTATAGGTGCGATCAAGGGCGTTGGTGAAAACGCGATCGAGGACTTGCTGAGTGAGCGTAATGCGAACGGACCTTTTGCCGGCTTGTACGACTTGTGCAAGCGCGTCGATTTGCGCAAAGTCAACCGCAGGGTATTGGAGGCCCTGGTCAAGGCCGGCGCGCTGGATGCTATCGACCCCAATCGAGCCGCGCATCTGGCCGAACTGACGACCGCGCTGAAAGTGGCCGAACAGCACGGCAAAATGGCATTGGCCGGGCAGAATGATTTGTTCGGTTTGGGGGATGAGGAATCGGCTGACGGCGACGCGGAAGCCTACTCGACCGCGATTGAACCCTGGAGCGAAAAAGAAAAACTGGAAGCGGAAAAGCAAACGCTCGGTTTGTTTCTGACCGGACACCCCATCGCCGAATATCTGCCGGAATTGAAGCACATTACTCACGGCACCTTGGGCGGTCTGGAGGCTGATGCCAGTCGGGTAAAAGGCAAGATGGAAGCGCGCGTCGCCGGTCTGGTCGTTGAGTTGCGTACCCGCCAAACCAAGCAAGGCAAGATGATGGGGTTTGCCACCTTGGACGACCGCACCGGCCGCCTGGAAGTGGCGGCATTCAGCGGCATCTTCGACAAATATCGCGATCTGCTGTCGAAAGATACGGTGCTGATCGCGGAAGGCTCCTTAAGCGTGGACGATTTCAGCAACAGCTTGCGCATGACCGCGGAAAAGCTCTACGGTATGGAAGAGGCGCGGGAAATGTTCGCCCGCGGTATCGTACTGGAGTGGAATTCCAGTTCATGGTCATCGCAGCGTCCGTTTGCCGAAGAGCTACGGGAAATACTCCTGCCTTTTCGCGGCGGCCAATGCCCCATCACCATCGAATACACGAACAACACCGCAAAAGCCACTGTGCAGTTGGGGGATGACTGGCGCGTGCATCCCAGCGATGAATTGCTGATTCGCTTACGACGATTCCTGTCGCCCGAGGCCGTATCGGTTAGATATAAATAA
- the bamA gene encoding outer membrane protein assembly factor BamA, translating to MKKNPLFQLLLLSMLTAKAAYASSFIVEDIKVKGLQRISAGTVFNYLPVTVGETFSEEKQGAAIRALFNTGFFKDITLERDGGTLIVNVVERPSVAKIVIEGNKDIKKEDLADALKKIGLAEGKVYNKQILDKVEQELRRQYFSHGKYGLKIKTEVTELTRNRVGIRIDITEGRVAKIKQINIVGSRAFSNDDLKKDFELSTTNFLSFYSKDDQYSKQKLSADLEKLRSYYLDRGYINFSIESTQVDITADKKEIYITINVKEGDVYTLDKVKLSGELVVDPEELVKLVKVGPGEIFSRKNATETSKAISDRLGDEGYTFANVNMVPEINEQTKTVEMTFFVDPGKRVYVHRVNFKGNTKTRDEVLRREMRQMESSWAASSKIERSKTRLDRLGYFEEVGVETPPVVGTADQIDVNYSIKEKASGNLQAGIGYSQVQGIIFNANIQQDNIFGTGKRVNFAFNNSSVLTRYNFGYRDPYFTLDGVSMGWDLGYTSRDGYQANISRYNTDVANAGFNFGIPLNEFDNLGFDVDLKNTSIRDTDYSPQEIVDFINENGDSFMTLSGGVGWTHDTLDRAVFATRGGQQRFSALATVPGSDLEYFKVAYKQEHYFPLSSDFTFRLLGEVAYGDGYGGTDDLPFFEHYYGGGSASVRGFRDNTLGPRDTPRAGSGQSPRPFGGSSKILGKAELFFPVPFLSDIKSVRIGSFVDAGNVSDGLNFDNMRYSAGLSGQWLSPFGAIAVSVAQPFNDGEQDDVQNFQFTFGSGF from the coding sequence GTGAAGAAAAATCCGCTTTTTCAATTGCTGCTGTTGAGCATGCTGACGGCTAAAGCCGCTTATGCCAGCAGCTTTATCGTTGAAGACATCAAGGTCAAGGGATTGCAACGGATTTCCGCGGGTACGGTTTTTAACTATCTGCCGGTTACGGTCGGCGAAACGTTTTCCGAAGAAAAACAAGGCGCGGCGATACGGGCTTTGTTCAACACCGGATTTTTCAAGGACATCACGCTGGAGCGCGATGGCGGCACGCTGATCGTCAATGTGGTCGAGCGCCCTTCGGTGGCAAAAATCGTCATCGAAGGCAATAAGGACATAAAAAAAGAAGATTTGGCCGATGCCTTGAAAAAAATCGGCTTGGCGGAAGGCAAGGTTTACAACAAGCAAATCCTCGACAAAGTCGAACAGGAGCTGCGCAGGCAATATTTCAGCCATGGTAAATATGGTTTGAAAATCAAGACCGAAGTGACCGAACTGACCCGTAATAGGGTCGGTATTCGTATCGACATCACCGAAGGCCGGGTGGCCAAGATCAAGCAAATCAATATCGTCGGCAGTCGGGCTTTCAGCAACGATGATTTAAAGAAGGATTTCGAACTCAGTACCACCAATTTCCTGTCCTTTTATTCCAAGGATGATCAATACTCCAAGCAAAAATTGTCGGCCGACTTGGAAAAGCTGCGCTCGTATTATCTTGATCGCGGTTACATCAATTTTTCGATCGAATCGACTCAGGTCGACATCACGGCCGACAAAAAAGAAATCTATATCACGATCAACGTCAAGGAAGGCGACGTCTATACGCTGGACAAAGTCAAGCTGTCCGGCGAGTTGGTGGTCGATCCGGAAGAATTGGTCAAACTGGTCAAAGTAGGACCTGGCGAGATATTCTCGCGTAAAAACGCCACCGAAACCTCCAAGGCCATTTCCGATCGCCTGGGTGACGAAGGTTATACCTTTGCCAACGTCAACATGGTGCCTGAGATCAATGAACAAACCAAGACCGTTGAAATGACCTTCTTCGTCGATCCGGGTAAACGGGTCTATGTGCATCGCGTCAACTTCAAGGGCAACACCAAAACCCGCGACGAGGTGCTGCGGCGGGAAATGCGGCAAATGGAGTCCAGTTGGGCGGCCAGCAGCAAAATCGAACGCTCCAAGACGCGTCTCGACAGGTTGGGGTATTTCGAAGAGGTTGGCGTGGAAACGCCGCCCGTGGTGGGTACGGCGGACCAGATCGATGTGAACTATTCGATCAAGGAAAAGGCCTCTGGTAACTTGCAGGCCGGTATTGGTTATTCGCAGGTACAAGGCATCATTTTCAATGCCAATATCCAGCAGGACAACATTTTCGGTACTGGTAAGCGTGTCAATTTCGCCTTCAACAACAGTAGCGTGTTGACGCGTTACAACTTTGGTTATCGAGACCCCTATTTTACCCTGGACGGGGTCAGTATGGGCTGGGATTTGGGGTATACCTCTCGCGACGGTTATCAGGCCAATATTTCGCGCTATAACACCGACGTTGCCAATGCCGGGTTTAATTTTGGCATCCCGCTGAATGAATTCGATAACTTGGGTTTTGACGTCGATCTGAAAAACACCAGCATACGAGACACTGACTATTCGCCGCAGGAAATCGTCGATTTCATCAATGAAAATGGGGATAGTTTCATGACCTTGTCGGGTGGAGTTGGCTGGACCCACGACACCCTGGATAGAGCCGTATTCGCCACCCGGGGCGGACAGCAGCGTTTTTCGGCTTTGGCGACCGTGCCGGGCAGTGACCTGGAATATTTCAAGGTGGCCTATAAGCAAGAGCATTATTTCCCCTTGTCGAGCGACTTTACCTTCCGGCTTTTGGGTGAAGTGGCTTATGGTGATGGCTACGGCGGTACTGACGATTTGCCGTTTTTTGAGCATTACTACGGCGGTGGTTCGGCTTCCGTGCGCGGGTTCAGGGATAATACGCTGGGCCCTAGAGACACGCCACGGGCCGGTAGCGGGCAATCTCCAAGGCCTTTTGGGGGTTCCAGCAAGATTTTGGGCAAGGCGGAATTATTCTTTCCGGTACCGTTCTTGAGCGATATCAAGTCGGTCAGGATAGGTTCCTTCGTCGATGCCGGCAACGTCAGCGACGGCTTGAACTTTGATAACATGCGCTACTCGGCTGGCTTGTCAGGGCAATGGCTGTCGCCATTCGGCGCGATTGCCGTCAGTGTCGCTCAACCGTTCAATGACGGCGAGCAAGATGACGTGCAGAACTTCCAGTTTACCTTTGGTTCAGGATTTTAG
- the rnhB gene encoding ribonuclease HII, with protein sequence MSPAAFSDKTLRIAGIDEVGRGCIVGPVFAAAVILDPDKPITGLTDSKKLSEKRREALAEQIKANALAWAVGRAETSEIDRINILQATMLAMQRAFSQLSVQPDYIKVDGNRLPPIACAGEAVVQGDALVAEISAASILAKVSRDQEMQVLERLYPGYGFALHKGYPTRLHIEALQRLGVTPQHRTSFAPVKKALA encoded by the coding sequence ATGTCACCCGCGGCATTCTCCGATAAAACCCTACGGATTGCCGGAATCGATGAAGTCGGCCGCGGCTGCATAGTCGGGCCGGTCTTCGCCGCCGCGGTAATCCTGGACCCCGACAAGCCGATCACCGGTTTGACCGACTCCAAAAAACTCAGTGAAAAACGCCGCGAGGCTTTGGCCGAGCAAATCAAGGCCAACGCGCTGGCCTGGGCGGTCGGTCGCGCCGAAACCAGCGAAATCGATCGCATCAATATCTTGCAAGCGACCATGCTAGCGATGCAGCGCGCCTTTTCCCAATTATCTGTTCAACCTGACTATATCAAGGTCGATGGCAACCGTTTGCCGCCCATCGCTTGTGCTGGCGAAGCCGTCGTGCAGGGCGATGCGTTGGTTGCGGAAATTTCGGCCGCTTCCATCCTGGCCAAGGTGTCTCGAGATCAGGAAATGCAGGTGCTCGAACGGCTTTATCCGGGCTATGGGTTTGCGCTGCACAAAGGCTATCCAACCCGACTACATATCGAAGCGTTACAACGACTCGGCGTCACGCCGCAACACCGGACATCGTTCGCGCCAGTCAAAAAAGCGCTGGCTTGA
- a CDS encoding branched-chain amino acid transaminase — MKTMDDRDGWIWLDGQWVAWRDAKVHVLTHTLHYGCGVFEGLRAYKTDNGTAIFKLAEHTDRLYRSAHIMNMKMPYSKDEINQAHRDAVAKNNLDTAYIRSMVFFGSEGMGLRADNLKVHVMIAAWTWGAYLGAENMEKGIRIRTSSYTRNHVNSTMCKAKANGNYINSILALQEALSTGYDEALLLDHEGFCAEGSGENLFIVRNGKLYTPETTSALEGITRDTLITIAREQGYEVIEKRITRDEVYVADEAFFTGSAAEVTPIRQYDNRDIGSGSRGPVTEKLQALYFDYVHGRRADHKEWLTPVS; from the coding sequence ATGAAAACGATGGATGACAGAGACGGTTGGATATGGTTGGACGGACAATGGGTTGCCTGGCGTGATGCCAAGGTTCACGTCCTGACCCATACCCTGCATTATGGCTGCGGCGTATTCGAAGGCTTGCGGGCGTACAAAACCGACAATGGCACCGCGATTTTCAAACTGGCCGAGCATACCGACCGGTTGTATCGTTCCGCGCATATCATGAACATGAAAATGCCGTATTCCAAGGACGAGATCAATCAGGCGCATCGCGACGCCGTGGCAAAAAACAACCTGGACACGGCCTATATCCGCAGCATGGTGTTTTTTGGTTCCGAGGGCATGGGCTTGCGCGCGGACAATTTGAAAGTACATGTGATGATCGCGGCCTGGACCTGGGGCGCTTATCTGGGCGCGGAAAACATGGAGAAGGGTATCCGCATCCGCACGTCCTCCTATACCCGTAACCACGTCAACAGCACGATGTGCAAGGCCAAGGCCAACGGCAATTACATTAATTCGATCCTGGCCTTGCAGGAAGCGTTATCCACCGGTTATGACGAAGCTCTGCTGCTGGATCATGAGGGCTTTTGCGCCGAAGGCAGCGGCGAAAACCTGTTCATCGTTCGCAACGGTAAACTATACACACCGGAAACCACCTCGGCCCTGGAAGGCATCACCCGTGATACTTTGATCACGATCGCCCGCGAACAAGGCTATGAAGTGATCGAAAAACGCATCACTCGCGATGAGGTCTACGTGGCCGACGAAGCGTTCTTCACCGGTTCCGCCGCCGAAGTAACGCCGATTCGCCAATACGACAACCGCGACATTGGTTCCGGTAGTCGCGGCCCGGTCACCGAAAAATTGCAAGCCCTGTATTTCGATTACGTTCACGGCCGCCGCGCCGACCACAAGGAATGGCTGACCCCAGTTTCCTGA
- a CDS encoding NAD(P)/FAD-dependent oxidoreductase gives MVLGSRRLFLKRLVAAGVLSASACQRWLDKTLTAHVVVVGGGFGGATSAKTLRLLDSTIKVTLIVSSDRYITCPGSNWVVAGLTQLDRLTVDYRRLQANYGIDVLVDRVDRIERERRRLRLASGRQVAYDRLILSPGIAFRWDEIAGHDASTAEIFPHAWQAGPQTALLSRQLQAMPDGGVVLITVPADPYRCPPGPYERASMMAWWLKQHKPRAKIIILDAKRSFSKQALFEAGWARHYGYGTANSLIEWHSLADNPIVELDSRGNTLRSEFGDRFQGEVLNIIPAQAAADIARQSGLTDSGGWCPINPLASQSRYDEFIHVIGDAAQYAPIPKSAFAANSEAKACAIAVVNLLHQIPLTEPNWMNTCYSLITPEHGISIVGVYKLDAEQAVAAVKGAGGVSSPLSADFAEREASYAISVYRSLVVDTFG, from the coding sequence ATGGTGTTGGGTTCGCGCAGGCTGTTTCTCAAGCGACTCGTGGCCGCTGGTGTTTTATCCGCTAGCGCTTGCCAGCGCTGGCTCGACAAAACGCTCACGGCTCATGTCGTCGTGGTGGGCGGCGGTTTTGGCGGTGCCACGTCGGCGAAGACGCTGCGCTTGCTGGATAGCACCATCAAAGTCACGCTGATAGTCTCCAGTGACCGTTACATTACCTGTCCGGGGTCCAACTGGGTAGTCGCGGGTTTGACCCAACTGGACAGATTGACCGTCGATTACCGGAGGTTGCAGGCTAATTACGGCATAGATGTGCTCGTCGATCGTGTCGACAGGATAGAGCGTGAGCGGCGGCGACTTCGCCTGGCGAGTGGCCGCCAGGTCGCTTATGATCGCTTGATTCTGTCGCCGGGGATTGCTTTTCGCTGGGACGAAATCGCAGGCCATGATGCCTCGACGGCGGAAATCTTTCCGCATGCCTGGCAGGCGGGACCGCAGACTGCGCTATTGTCCAGGCAATTACAAGCCATGCCCGACGGCGGCGTGGTCTTGATCACGGTACCGGCCGACCCTTATCGCTGTCCGCCCGGCCCGTATGAGCGTGCCAGCATGATGGCTTGGTGGTTGAAGCAACACAAGCCGCGCGCGAAAATCATCATTCTCGATGCCAAGCGCAGCTTTTCCAAACAAGCCCTGTTCGAAGCGGGTTGGGCTAGGCACTACGGATATGGCACGGCCAATAGCCTGATCGAATGGCATTCGTTGGCGGACAATCCCATCGTTGAGCTGGACAGCCGTGGCAATACCTTGCGTAGCGAATTTGGCGATCGTTTCCAGGGTGAGGTGTTGAACATCATCCCGGCCCAAGCCGCCGCCGATATTGCGAGGCAGAGCGGGTTGACGGACTCCGGCGGTTGGTGCCCGATCAATCCTCTGGCCAGTCAATCTCGCTATGATGAATTCATCCATGTCATTGGCGATGCGGCGCAATATGCGCCAATACCCAAATCGGCTTTCGCCGCGAATTCGGAAGCCAAGGCCTGCGCCATTGCGGTGGTCAATTTGCTGCATCAGATACCTTTGACCGAGCCCAACTGGATGAATACCTGTTACAGCCTGATTACACCCGAGCACGGTATTTCGATTGTCGGGGTCTATAAACTGGATGCGGAGCAGGCTGTTGCCGCGGTCAAAGGCGCGGGCGGCGTGAGTAGCCCGCTATCCGCCGACTTTGCCGAACGCGAGGCGAGCTATGCCATATCGGTTTACCGATCGTTGGTTGTCGATACTTTTGGTTAG
- the lpxA gene encoding acyl-ACP--UDP-N-acetylglucosamine O-acyltransferase, producing the protein MIDPRAIVHANAELADDVKVGPFTVIGPDVQIDSGTEIGPHVVIKGPTTIGKDNTIYQFSSIGEDPQDKKYADEITRLQIGDRNVIREFCTMHRGTQQDQGVTLIGDDNLFMAYTHVAHDCVIGNHVIMANGASIAGHVHLGDHAILGGFTLVHQFTQIGEYSFSAMGSAVTQDIPPYVMVGGRPTRPHGINSVGMERNGKSPEVIRQIRQAYKILYKNNLRLEDAIEEMEGMAGESNELSNMVSFLRNVTRGILR; encoded by the coding sequence ATGATCGATCCGCGCGCAATTGTCCATGCCAACGCCGAATTGGCGGATGACGTCAAGGTCGGTCCTTTTACGGTGATCGGCCCCGATGTGCAAATCGATTCCGGCACCGAGATCGGGCCCCATGTGGTCATCAAGGGGCCGACGACGATAGGTAAGGACAACACCATCTATCAGTTCAGTTCGATTGGCGAGGACCCTCAAGACAAGAAATACGCCGACGAAATCACCCGCCTGCAAATTGGCGATCGTAACGTGATTCGCGAATTCTGCACGATGCATAGGGGGACTCAGCAGGATCAAGGTGTCACGTTGATAGGCGATGACAATCTGTTCATGGCTTACACGCACGTCGCCCACGATTGCGTGATTGGCAATCATGTCATCATGGCCAATGGCGCATCCATCGCCGGTCATGTGCATCTCGGCGACCACGCTATACTCGGCGGTTTTACGCTGGTGCATCAATTTACCCAGATCGGCGAATACAGTTTTTCGGCGATGGGCAGCGCGGTGACGCAGGACATTCCGCCCTATGTCATGGTGGGAGGCCGGCCGACGAGGCCGCACGGCATCAACTCGGTAGGCATGGAGCGCAACGGCAAGTCACCCGAGGTGATTCGGCAAATTCGCCAAGCCTATAAGATTTTGTACAAAAACAACCTGCGTCTCGAAGACGCGATCGAAGAAATGGAAGGCATGGCCGGCGAAAGCAACGAGCTGTCGAATATGGTCAGTTTTCTGCGCAATGTCACCCGCGGCATTCTCCGATAA
- the fabZ gene encoding 3-hydroxyacyl-ACP dehydratase FabZ gives MTGKLDILQIQELLPHRYPFLLVDKVIECEPGVSLVGIKNVTFNEPFFQGHFPQQPIMPGVLIMEALAQATALLTSQSDENLRKGTTYYLAGIDNARFKRQVVPGDQLKLEVKYLKHKRHLWSFECRAEVDGELAASAQIMCAVSVA, from the coding sequence ATGACCGGCAAACTCGACATACTACAAATTCAGGAACTTCTGCCTCATCGTTATCCTTTCTTGTTGGTTGATAAAGTCATCGAGTGCGAACCCGGTGTAAGCTTGGTCGGCATCAAAAACGTCACTTTCAACGAACCTTTCTTTCAAGGCCATTTCCCGCAGCAGCCCATCATGCCGGGCGTGTTGATCATGGAAGCCTTGGCGCAGGCTACCGCCTTGTTGACCTCGCAGAGTGACGAAAATCTGCGCAAAGGCACGACCTATTATTTGGCCGGTATCGACAATGCGCGATTCAAAAGGCAAGTCGTGCCAGGCGATCAATTGAAGCTCGAGGTCAAGTATCTGAAACATAAACGCCATCTGTGGTCGTTTGAATGCCGCGCGGAAGTGGACGGTGAATTGGCCGCCAGCGCGCAAATCATGTGTGCGGTATCGGTGGCTTAA
- a CDS encoding OmpH family outer membrane protein, translating to MKNRISLFLMLMLVAGVGHAELKIGFVNVAKVLEKAPQAAKAKSRLETEFSPRDKALVSQQKEIKTMEERLTRDSAVMGEDERRNLEKDILEKKREAARAQQEFSEDFNMRRNEELGNLQKRIVEAVRALAKEESFDLLLTDGVIYANDEIDVTARVQQKLETLAQ from the coding sequence ATGAAAAATAGAATTTCGTTGTTTTTAATGCTGATGTTGGTCGCCGGTGTGGGGCATGCAGAGCTGAAAATCGGTTTTGTGAACGTGGCCAAGGTACTGGAAAAGGCGCCGCAAGCAGCAAAAGCCAAATCCCGGTTAGAAACAGAATTTTCTCCTCGTGACAAAGCCTTGGTTTCTCAACAAAAGGAAATCAAAACCATGGAAGAGCGTCTGACCCGTGATTCAGCCGTGATGGGCGAAGACGAACGCCGCAACCTGGAAAAAGACATTCTCGAGAAAAAACGTGAAGCGGCTAGAGCGCAACAAGAGTTCAGCGAAGATTTCAATATGCGCAGAAACGAAGAGCTGGGCAACTTGCAAAAACGTATTGTCGAAGCCGTTAGAGCCTTGGCCAAGGAAGAATCCTTCGATTTGTTGCTGACCGACGGCGTGATCTACGCCAACGACGAAATCGACGTCACCGCCCGCGTTCAGCAAAAGCTGGAAACCTTGGCTCAATAA